A stretch of Coregonus clupeaformis isolate EN_2021a chromosome 37, ASM2061545v1, whole genome shotgun sequence DNA encodes these proteins:
- the socs5b gene encoding suppressor of cytokine signaling 5b, whose amino-acid sequence MEKVGKMWSNLRSRCQTLFHSDGAGPSTENSVVEVDSMHCVVDLGRGGNSGEAQASRASSLSRSLLPLPMVTGGRRHNCVSDIPQIVEITIDSKDSEDARGGRGGVPMARRDSYSRHAPWGGKKKHSCSTKTQSSMDTDRRSGRTRGATGRRERRYGVSSIQEMGDSGGGGRSLSTRSLRQRLSDTVGLCLPLPPRRRSRSSKTPTISKRKIHLTELMLETCPFPQGSDLANKWHLIKQHTAPVSPHSSTALLDAFDTAHPSPEDEEERLRERRRLSIEEGVDPPPNAQIHTLEALAQGSSLYKLGPKMAPGIAEASGEARGATASCSGGGVSVQVLGGATAQLADCDSEEDSTTLCLQARRPKQRHASGDGNLSRNQPGPWKVHTQIDYIHCLVPDLLQITALPCYWGVMDRYEAEALLDGRPEGTFLLRDSAQEDYLFSVSFRRYNRSLHARIEQWNHNFSFDAHDPCVFHSSTVTGLLEHYKDPSACMFFEPLLTSPLHRTFPFGLQHLARAAICPRTTYDGIGALPLPPAMQDFLKEYHYKQKVRVRWLEWEPPLKIK is encoded by the coding sequence ATGGAGAAAGTGGGCAAGATGTGGAGCAACCTGAGGAGCCGATGCCAGACCCTCTTCCACAGTGACGGTGCGGGACCCAGTACAGAGAAcagcgtggtggaggtggacaGTATGCACTGTGTGGTTGACCTGGGACGGGGAGGCAATTCAGGCGAGGCCCAGGCTTCTCGGGCCTCTAGCCTGTCCCGAAGCCTCTTGCCGCTCCCCATGGTTACTGGAGGACGACGTCACAACTGTGTGTCGGACATCCCCCAGATAGTGGAGATCACCATAGACAGCAAAGACAGTGAGGATGCGAGGGGGGGTCGTGGGGGAGTCCCTATGGCCCGGAGAGACTCGTACTCACGCCATGCACCTTGGGGGGGCAAGAAAAAACACTCATGTTCCACTAAGACCCAGAGCTCCATGGATACAGACAGGCGGTCAGGGCGCACGCGCGGGGCCACTGGCCGGAGGGAGCGTCGCTATGGGGTCAGCTCCATCCAGGAAATGGGTGACTCTGGGGGCGGAGGGCGCAGTCTGAGCACCCGTTCTCTGCGCCAGCGGCTTAGCGATACAGTGGGTCTGTGTCTCCCCCTTCCCCCCCGCCGCCGCTCACGCTCCTCCAAGACCCCCACCATCTCCAAGCGCAAGAtccacctgacagagctgatgcTGGAGACCTGTCCCTTCCCCCAGGGCTCGGACTTGGCCAACAAGTGGCACCTGATCAAGCAGCACACGGCGCCCGTCAGCCCGCATTCCTCCACGGCTCTGCTTGACGCCTTCGACACTGCCCACCCCTCCcctgaggatgaggaggagcgTCTGCGCGAACGCCGCAGGCTCAGCATCGAGGAGGGAGTGGACCCCCCACCCAACGCCCAGATCCACACCCTGGAGGCCTTGGCGCAGGGCTCCTCTCTGTACAAACTGGGACCAAAGATGGCCCCCGGCATTGCAGAGGCCTCTGGGGAGGCCCGGGGCGCCACGGCCAGCTGCTCAGGAGGAGGGGTATCGGTGCAGGTGCTCGGAGGGGCTACAGCCCAGCTGGCTGACTGTGACTCGGAGGAGGACTCAACCACCCTCTGCCTGCAGGCCCGGAGGCCCAAGCAGCGGCACGCGTCCGGGGATGGCAATCTGAGCCGGAACCAGCCTGGGCCATGGAAGGTGCACACCCAGATCGACTACATCCACTGCCTGGTACCGGACCTGCTGCAGATCACTGCACTGCCCTGCTACTGGGGCGTTATGGACCGCTACGAGGCGGAGGCACTGCTGGATGGACGGCCCGAGGGCACCTTCCTACTGCGCGACTCGGCCCAGGAGGACTACCTGTTCTCGGTCAGTTTTCGCCGCTACAACCGCTCTCTGCACGCCCGCATCGAGCAGTGGAACCACAACTTCAGCTTCGACGCCCACGACCCCTGCGTGTTCCACTCATCCACCGTCACAGGCCTGCTGGAGCACTACAAGGACCCCAGCGCCTGCATGTTCTTTGAGCCACTGCTCACGTCGCCGCTCCACCGGACCTTCCCTTTCGGCCTGCAGCACCTGGCACGCGCCGCCATCTGCCCCCGGACCACGTACGATGGCATCGGCGCCCTGCCACTGCCCCCGGCCATGCAGGACTTCCTCAAGGAGTATCACTACAAACAGAAAGTGCGCGTGCGCTGGCTGGAGTGGGAGCCGCCACTCAAGATCAAATAG